In one window of Prevotella fusca JCM 17724 DNA:
- a CDS encoding outer membrane lipoprotein-sorting protein: MKTKHFTLLLISILAVCGAQAAGLSGRDIMQKVRNRADGDTRSATIEMTLIQKSGHKRVRKLESWAMDIGNDTKKIMFFTYPGDVKGTGFLTWDYDNTAKVDDKWLYLPAMKKTRRISGKSSKTDYFMGSDFTYNDMSARSVDEEKHTLLREEMLGGQKCWVVESVPNDKDEIYTRRVTWVRQDCLMAVKAEYYDKLNKLHRRLTISNINKVQGFWTMHLMQMENVQTGHKTIIRMDNQKFNIKLSPNLFTVSQLEKGL; the protein is encoded by the coding sequence ATGAAAACAAAACATTTCACATTGCTGCTCATCTCCATACTGGCGGTGTGCGGCGCGCAGGCAGCAGGGCTGTCGGGCAGAGACATCATGCAGAAAGTAAGAAACCGCGCAGATGGCGACACACGTTCTGCCACCATCGAAATGACGCTCATTCAGAAGAGCGGGCATAAGCGTGTGAGGAAACTCGAATCGTGGGCAATGGACATAGGCAATGATACGAAGAAAATCATGTTCTTCACCTATCCCGGCGACGTGAAGGGTACGGGATTCCTCACTTGGGACTACGACAATACCGCCAAGGTGGACGATAAGTGGCTCTATCTTCCGGCAATGAAAAAGACGAGGCGCATCAGTGGGAAGTCGTCGAAAACCGATTATTTCATGGGCAGCGACTTTACCTACAACGATATGAGCGCCCGCAGCGTGGACGAAGAGAAGCATACGCTTCTGCGCGAAGAAATGTTGGGCGGTCAAAAATGTTGGGTGGTAGAGTCGGTACCCAACGACAAGGATGAGATTTACACACGCCGCGTCACCTGGGTTCGGCAGGACTGCCTGATGGCGGTAAAGGCGGAATACTACGACAAGCTGAACAAGCTGCACCGTAGGCTCACGATTTCCAACATAAATAAAGTGCAGGGCTTCTGGACGATGCACCTTATGCAGATGGAGAATGTACAGACGGGACACAAAACTATTATCCGTATGGACAATCAGAAGTTCAACATAAAGCTATCGCCTAACCTTTTCACTGTTTCCCAACTGGAGAAAGGACTCTGA
- a CDS encoding DUF1302 family protein, producing the protein MKLFMLLLVPILSVQAAVQIDNTLPADSDTVSSECTPQETFEASDDNALQVQVKGFLDTYHAVRTEGRADWMASRTRARGELKLEKGAASLFLSLNATYNGILKERTGLELREAYLSYAKGNFDLRVGRQIVVWGVADALRVTDCVSPFDYTEFLAQDYDDIRMPVNGLRAKYTRGSVTLEAVCNPVADFFVLPTDERNPWAIRLPSATLPYTTDLESGKPEKKIKNMEFGGRASVNLSGIDFSVSALRTWNKLPALCPALSGDGRTLHINGQYRRMTMLGADCSLPVGQFVLRAEVAEYIGEAQGSGLGQNAVRRNTLNALAGVDWYPGNDWNISVQYCHKYTSGNLAALSIYRNAGLATARLSKELLHNTLKLSTFAYIDVASGGIFNRLSASYSLNDDIELTAGYDYFHANKGKFAMYGKNSEAWVKMKYSF; encoded by the coding sequence ATGAAACTATTTATGCTCTTGCTTGTGCCGATACTCTCGGTGCAGGCAGCGGTCCAAATCGATAATACATTGCCGGCCGATAGCGACACCGTCAGTTCGGAATGCACTCCGCAGGAAACGTTCGAAGCATCAGACGATAACGCCTTGCAGGTGCAGGTGAAAGGTTTTCTTGATACCTACCATGCCGTCAGGACAGAGGGACGGGCCGACTGGATGGCTTCGCGGACTCGGGCGCGGGGAGAACTCAAACTCGAGAAAGGGGCGGCTTCGCTCTTCCTATCCCTGAACGCCACCTACAACGGAATATTGAAAGAACGCACAGGACTGGAATTGCGCGAGGCTTATCTCTCTTATGCAAAGGGCAACTTCGACCTGCGCGTCGGGCGGCAGATTGTCGTATGGGGCGTGGCGGATGCACTGCGCGTTACCGATTGCGTGTCGCCGTTCGACTATACTGAGTTTCTCGCACAAGACTACGACGACATTCGCATGCCCGTCAATGGACTGCGTGCAAAGTACACAAGAGGTTCGGTCACCCTTGAAGCCGTATGCAATCCTGTGGCAGACTTCTTCGTGTTGCCGACAGACGAGCGCAATCCGTGGGCAATACGCCTGCCATCTGCTACACTACCCTATACCACCGACTTGGAAAGCGGCAAGCCGGAGAAGAAAATCAAGAATATGGAGTTTGGCGGCCGGGCAAGCGTCAATCTCAGCGGAATAGACTTCTCCGTGAGTGCCTTGCGGACGTGGAACAAGTTGCCCGCCCTTTGCCCTGCCCTGTCGGGCGATGGAAGGACGCTCCACATCAACGGACAGTACCGCCGTATGACGATGTTGGGTGCCGACTGCTCATTGCCCGTCGGTCAGTTTGTCCTCCGCGCCGAAGTCGCCGAGTACATAGGCGAGGCACAAGGAAGCGGCTTGGGGCAGAATGCCGTGCGGCGCAACACCCTCAACGCCCTTGCAGGGGTAGACTGGTATCCGGGTAACGACTGGAACATCAGCGTGCAGTATTGCCATAAATACACATCGGGCAATCTCGCAGCGCTCTCCATCTATCGCAATGCCGGGCTTGCCACAGCAAGACTCTCGAAGGAACTGCTGCACAACACACTGAAACTCTCCACCTTTGCCTACATCGACGTGGCAAGCGGCGGCATCTTCAACCGCCTTTCCGCCTCCTATTCTCTCAACGACGATATAGAACTCACCGCCGGCTACGACTATTTCCATGCCAACAAAGGCAAGTTTGCCATGTATGGTAAGAACTCCGAAGCGTGGGTGAAGATGAAATACAGTTTCTGA
- a CDS encoding efflux RND transporter permease subunit: protein MKIVKINSKFKQLADWILCHRLVVGALFAVIVAFSFVGAKRIVMKTSFDDYFVSDDPMLLKTNEFKSIFGNDYYVAVLVKNKDIFSQRSLTLIRELSNELKDSLSYADKVTSLTDIEFAVGTEEGMTIEQIVPDEIPSDAASLNVIRQKAYSKPYLAKKMVSNDGTMTWIMVKLRPFPEDSVWKKTSDIAPDMITGKEAGHIIGKAKYVELSPNAAGMPYLGYEKFVYLKSELGRLFLFAFIISIVVMLIVTRSLRGVVAPLLTSVFGLLISFGIIGWTGIYIDMTTTMIAVILTFACSIAYNIHLYNFFKTQFVETGKRRESIKEAVGETGWGVLLSGLTTVAAMMTFLSMKIVPMRAIGINTSLCLLAVLLTCLLLTPILLSFGKDREPAADMSKSFEGYIGKRFEQFGSFVMRRHRSIVVSSVVLTIFCGIGLFSIEPAFDIEKTMGRKIPYVKKFLDLCETELGSIYSYDLMITLPHDNDAKKPENLQKLDRLAEIAGGYKLTKRHNSITDIVKDMNCTLNGNKQQFYRIPDNADMVAQLLLLYENAGGTESEYWMDYDYKRLRLQLEMKDYNSNEAEKEMNDLQAEARKLFPGAHVSVVGSIPQFTVMQQYVERGQMWSMLLSVLVIGVILVLVFGNWKVGLVGMIPNIAPAIIVGGMMGWLGYPLDMMTASLIPMVLGIAVDDTIHFINHSHVAYDRCGNYAEAINRTFRTEGLAIVMSTVVISATFTGFVFSDGTQMRNWGILAVAGMMSALLADLFLAPILFKYLRVFGNDKRTSSGTANELPQ from the coding sequence ATGAAAATCGTAAAAATCAACAGTAAGTTCAAGCAGTTGGCAGACTGGATACTTTGCCACCGGCTTGTGGTCGGTGCGTTGTTCGCAGTCATCGTCGCCTTCTCGTTTGTGGGAGCGAAGCGCATCGTGATGAAAACTTCGTTCGACGACTATTTCGTGAGCGACGACCCGATGCTGCTCAAGACCAACGAGTTCAAGTCTATCTTCGGCAACGACTACTATGTGGCGGTGCTGGTGAAAAACAAGGACATCTTCTCCCAACGCAGCCTGACGCTCATTCGCGAACTGAGCAACGAACTGAAAGACAGCCTGTCGTATGCCGACAAGGTAACGTCGCTCACCGATATTGAGTTTGCCGTAGGTACGGAGGAGGGTATGACCATCGAACAGATTGTCCCCGACGAGATTCCGTCTGATGCCGCTTCGCTGAATGTAATCCGGCAGAAAGCGTACAGCAAACCGTATTTGGCAAAGAAGATGGTGTCAAACGACGGCACGATGACGTGGATTATGGTGAAACTGCGGCCGTTCCCCGAAGACAGCGTGTGGAAGAAGACGAGCGACATTGCGCCCGATATGATTACGGGCAAAGAAGCGGGACACATCATCGGCAAGGCGAAATACGTCGAACTGTCGCCCAACGCTGCGGGAATGCCCTATCTGGGCTACGAGAAATTCGTTTATCTCAAAAGCGAACTGGGGCGGCTGTTCCTCTTTGCCTTCATCATCTCTATCGTTGTGATGCTCATCGTAACCCGTTCGCTGCGCGGCGTTGTTGCACCACTGCTCACGTCCGTGTTCGGACTGCTCATCAGTTTCGGCATCATCGGCTGGACGGGCATCTACATCGACATGACCACGACAATGATAGCCGTGATACTGACTTTTGCCTGCTCCATCGCCTACAACATTCACCTGTACAATTTCTTCAAGACGCAGTTTGTAGAAACAGGCAAGCGCAGGGAATCCATCAAGGAAGCCGTAGGCGAAACCGGTTGGGGCGTGTTGCTGTCGGGACTTACCACCGTGGCTGCCATGATGACGTTCCTGTCCATGAAGATAGTACCGATGCGAGCCATCGGCATCAACACCTCGCTCTGTCTGCTTGCCGTGCTGCTCACCTGCCTGCTGCTCACGCCCATCCTGTTGTCGTTCGGCAAGGACCGCGAGCCTGCCGCCGATATGTCGAAGAGTTTTGAAGGATATATCGGCAAACGATTCGAACAGTTCGGCAGTTTCGTGATGCGCAGGCATCGTTCCATTGTCGTGTCATCGGTTGTGCTGACCATCTTCTGCGGTATCGGACTCTTTTCCATCGAACCGGCGTTCGACATCGAAAAAACGATGGGGCGGAAGATTCCCTACGTAAAGAAATTCCTCGACCTCTGCGAAACCGAACTCGGTTCGATTTATTCCTACGATCTTATGATTACCTTGCCGCACGACAACGACGCCAAGAAGCCGGAGAATTTGCAGAAACTCGACCGACTGGCGGAGATTGCGGGTGGCTACAAGCTGACGAAACGCCACAATTCCATCACCGACATCGTGAAGGACATGAACTGTACGCTCAACGGCAACAAGCAGCAGTTCTACCGCATTCCCGACAACGCCGATATGGTGGCGCAGTTGCTGTTGCTCTATGAGAATGCGGGCGGTACGGAGTCGGAATACTGGATGGATTACGACTACAAGCGGCTGCGGTTGCAGTTGGAGATGAAAGACTACAACTCCAATGAGGCGGAAAAGGAAATGAACGACTTGCAGGCGGAGGCGCGCAAACTCTTTCCCGGCGCACACGTCTCAGTGGTGGGCAGCATACCGCAGTTCACCGTGATGCAGCAGTATGTGGAGCGCGGGCAGATGTGGTCGATGCTGTTGTCGGTCTTGGTCATAGGCGTTATCCTCGTGCTTGTCTTCGGCAACTGGAAAGTGGGGCTCGTTGGGATGATACCGAATATTGCCCCCGCCATCATCGTGGGCGGTATGATGGGGTGGTTGGGCTATCCGCTCGATATGATGACAGCCTCGCTCATTCCGATGGTCTTGGGTATTGCCGTCGATGACACCATCCACTTCATCAACCACAGCCATGTGGCATATGACAGGTGCGGCAATTATGCAGAAGCCATCAACCGAACCTTCCGCACCGAAGGACTCGCCATCGTCATGTCCACAGTCGTCATCTCGGCTACGTTTACAGGCTTCGTCTTCTCCGATGGCACACAGATGCGCAATTGGGGCATTCTGGCTGTGGCCGGTATGATGTCGGCACTGCTGGCCGACCTCTTTCTCGCGCCAATTCTTTTCAAGTATCTCCGTGTATTCGGCAACGACAAACGTACTTCCTCTGGAACGGCAAACGAACTTCCTCAGTAA